Proteins from a genomic interval of Eulemur rufifrons isolate Redbay chromosome 10, OSU_ERuf_1, whole genome shotgun sequence:
- the CNOT8 gene encoding CCR4-NOT transcription complex subunit 8 isoform X1 produces the protein MPAALVENSQVICEVWASNLEEEMRKIREIVLSYSYIAMDTEFPGVVVRPIGEFRSSIDYQYQLLRCNVDLLKIIQLGLTFTNEKGEYPSGINTWQFNFKFNLTEDMYSQDSIDLLANSGLQFQKHEEEGIDTLHFAELLMTSGVVLCDNVKWLSFHSGYDFGYMVKLLTDSRLPEEEHEFFHILNLFFPSIYDVKYLMKSCKNLKGGLQEVADQLDLQRIGRQHQAGSDSLLTGMAFFRMKELFFEDSIDDAKYCGRLYGLGTGVVQKQNEDVDSAQEKMSILAIINNIQQ, from the exons ATGCCTGCAGCACTTGTGGAGAATAGCCAGGTTATCTGTGAAGTATGGGCCAGCAATCTAGAAGAAGAGATGCGGAAGATCCGAGAAATAGTCCTCAGTTACAGTTATATTGCCATG gacACAGAATTTCCAGGTGTTGTGGTACGACCAATTGGTGAATTTCGTAGTTCCATAGATTACCAGTATCAGCTTCTGCGGTGCAATgttgaccttttaaaaattatccagctGGGCCTTACATTCACGAATGAGAAGGGAGAATATCCTTCTGGAATCAACACTTGGCAGTTCAACTTCAAATTTAACCTTAC agaggACATGTACTCCCAGGATTCCATAGATCTCCTTGCTAACTCAGGACTGCAGTTTCAGAAGCATGAAGAGGAAGGGATTGACACATTGCACTTTGCAGAGCTGCTTATGACATCAGGAGTGGTTCTCTGTGACAATGTCAAATGGCTGTCATTTCACAG TGGCTATGATTTCGGCTACATGGTAAAATTGCTTACGGATTCTCGTTTGCCAGAAGAGGAACATGAATTCTTTCATATTCTGAACCTTTTCTTCCCATCAATTTATGATGTGAAATACCTGATGAAGAGTTGCAAAAATCTTAAG GGAGGTCTTCAGGAAGTAGCTGATCAGTTGGATTTGCAGAGAATCGGAAGGCAGCACCAGGCAGGATCAGACTCGCTGCTGACAGGAATGGCGTTCTTCAGGATGAAAGAG TTGTTTTTTGAGGACAGTATTGATGATGCCAAGTACTGTGGGCGGCTCTATGGTTTAGGCACAGGAGTGGTCCAGAAGCAGAATGAGGATGTGGACTCTGCCCAGGAGAAGATGAGCATCCTGGCGATTATCAACAACATACAGCAGTGA
- the CNOT8 gene encoding CCR4-NOT transcription complex subunit 8 isoform X2 → MSRRARASGVTLESREDMYSQDSIDLLANSGLQFQKHEEEGIDTLHFAELLMTSGVVLCDNVKWLSFHSGYDFGYMVKLLTDSRLPEEEHEFFHILNLFFPSIYDVKYLMKSCKNLKGGLQEVADQLDLQRIGRQHQAGSDSLLTGMAFFRMKELFFEDSIDDAKYCGRLYGLGTGVVQKQNEDVDSAQEKMSILAIINNIQQ, encoded by the exons ATGAGCAGGCGCGCGCGCGCGTCTGGAGTGACTCTAGAGAGCAG agaggACATGTACTCCCAGGATTCCATAGATCTCCTTGCTAACTCAGGACTGCAGTTTCAGAAGCATGAAGAGGAAGGGATTGACACATTGCACTTTGCAGAGCTGCTTATGACATCAGGAGTGGTTCTCTGTGACAATGTCAAATGGCTGTCATTTCACAG TGGCTATGATTTCGGCTACATGGTAAAATTGCTTACGGATTCTCGTTTGCCAGAAGAGGAACATGAATTCTTTCATATTCTGAACCTTTTCTTCCCATCAATTTATGATGTGAAATACCTGATGAAGAGTTGCAAAAATCTTAAG GGAGGTCTTCAGGAAGTAGCTGATCAGTTGGATTTGCAGAGAATCGGAAGGCAGCACCAGGCAGGATCAGACTCGCTGCTGACAGGAATGGCGTTCTTCAGGATGAAAGAG TTGTTTTTTGAGGACAGTATTGATGATGCCAAGTACTGTGGGCGGCTCTATGGTTTAGGCACAGGAGTGGTCCAGAAGCAGAATGAGGATGTGGACTCTGCCCAGGAGAAGATGAGCATCCTGGCGATTATCAACAACATACAGCAGTGA